The following are from one region of the Paenalkalicoccus suaedae genome:
- a CDS encoding NlpC/P60 family protein — protein MKRWLIAAVAFVFAFVPFFENNEVRASSIADQVISAGNAQLGTPYRYGGTTTSGFDCSGFTRYAFDQAGISLPRTAAQQYEVGTPVSRSNLQRGDLVFFNTVGGISHNGIYIGNNQFIHSSSSQGVSIASLGNSYWAPRYVGAKRVIQEEVEVAAASYEEVDVTINGSALNTDQSAVLTNNGSTLVPMRAIFEELGADVDFDNASKTVKGSQGEMTISLTIGNEVAYTSASSIQLNEPAQLVNGHTLVPLRVVAEAFGASVDWDAQTRKVTISN, from the coding sequence ATGAAACGGTGGTTAATCGCAGCAGTCGCTTTTGTATTTGCATTTGTACCATTTTTTGAAAATAATGAAGTACGCGCTTCGTCAATCGCAGATCAAGTTATCAGTGCAGGTAATGCACAGTTAGGTACACCATATCGCTACGGCGGGACAACAACTAGCGGATTTGATTGCTCCGGATTTACGCGTTATGCGTTTGATCAAGCAGGTATTTCATTACCGCGCACAGCAGCGCAGCAATACGAGGTTGGTACACCTGTATCACGCTCAAATCTCCAGCGAGGAGATCTCGTATTCTTCAATACAGTTGGCGGCATTTCTCATAACGGAATTTACATTGGGAACAATCAGTTCATTCACTCTTCATCTTCACAAGGCGTTTCAATCGCTAGTCTAGGAAACTCGTATTGGGCTCCACGCTATGTTGGTGCAAAGCGAGTGATCCAAGAAGAGGTGGAAGTAGCAGCAGCTTCTTATGAAGAAGTAGACGTTACGATTAATGGATCAGCATTAAATACCGATCAAAGTGCGGTTTTAACAAACAACGGTAGCACGTTAGTACCAATGCGAGCGATCTTTGAAGAACTAGGTGCAGATGTAGACTTCGACAATGCTTCTAAAACAGTAAAAGGTTCTCAAGGTGAGATGACAATTAGTCTCACTATCGGTAACGAGGTGGCATATACGTCTGCGTCATCCATCCAGCTAAACGAACCAGCTCAATTAGTAAATGGGCATACACTTGTACCACTCCGCGTCGTAGCGGAAGCATTCGGTGCATCGGTTGACTGGGACGCGCAAACTAGAAAGGTAACAATCAGCAATTAA
- a CDS encoding exonuclease domain-containing protein produces the protein MKIAFVDVETTGMSPGVAEILELGIVLAEFKDGHLTSYIDEYCEFQDPMYQIPPMITELTGITNDMVSGKYLDHDRLLTIFDQADAIVAHNASFDRGFITRVYPETKDYNWYCSVRQIKWKTYGFLNGKLQQLLAAHRIEMPNAHRALDDAKGLATLLNKDFPGATGEKTYIDYLLQKKPMKRIGS, from the coding sequence GTGAAAATAGCGTTTGTGGATGTAGAGACGACGGGGATGAGTCCTGGCGTAGCGGAGATTTTAGAGCTCGGAATTGTGTTGGCAGAATTTAAGGATGGTCATCTGACATCTTATATAGATGAATACTGTGAATTTCAGGATCCGATGTATCAAATCCCCCCTATGATTACAGAGCTAACAGGCATTACAAACGACATGGTGAGTGGAAAATATTTAGATCATGACCGTTTGTTAACAATATTTGATCAGGCAGATGCGATTGTTGCGCACAATGCCTCCTTTGATAGAGGATTCATTACCCGTGTGTATCCAGAGACAAAGGATTACAACTGGTATTGCTCCGTTAGGCAAATTAAATGGAAGACTTACGGCTTTTTAAATGGCAAGCTACAACAGCTTTTAGCGGCTCATCGTATTGAAATGCCGAACGCTCACCGAGCATTAGACGATGCGAAAGGATTAGCGACGTTGCTTAACAAAGATTTTCCAGGTGCTACTGGAGAAAAAACGTATATCGATTATTTGCTTCAAAAGAAACCAATGAAACGGATTGGGTCTTAA
- a CDS encoding rhodanese-like domain-containing protein: MKTIMPKNVLDHKDAVILDVREVEEVQAGRIEGSTHIPLGLLEFRLHELDKLKPHIVVCRSGARSGRATAYLTEQGFDATNMVGGMNEWQGTTV, translated from the coding sequence ATGAAAACAATTATGCCAAAAAATGTATTAGATCATAAAGATGCGGTTATTTTAGATGTGCGAGAGGTGGAAGAGGTCCAGGCAGGAAGAATTGAGGGAAGTACCCACATTCCACTTGGACTATTAGAATTTAGACTTCATGAGCTAGATAAATTGAAGCCTCATATTGTTGTTTGTCGGTCGGGTGCAAGAAGTGGAAGAGCAACTGCCTATCTAACAGAGCAGGGCTTTGATGCAACGAATATGGTCGGTGGCATGAATGAATGGCAAGGAACGACTGTCTAA
- a CDS encoding methyl-accepting chemotaxis protein, which translates to MAPHTITNNESMMFHTMEKHVAMIQFDTNRTVTYVNDLFATAMKFRRKEELIGVHHREFCFDDFVNSGDYRVFWDDLLKKGRSFQDKILRKDAEGNKVWLEATYMPMYQEGTIVGVMKVATDITSRQQNIRGVVNRLEQTSSKLKEQAVLGLSHHESLTSMMNQIEEVSSSNTDVLGALHTKASDIEGIVKTIKAIASQTNLLALNAAIEAARAGEHGRGFEVVSKEVRKLANQVDREIAEVNDHIKEFNQEIGNMSTGTTAIQKDLRLSTKQIEEASDIYDEIVELGKSLQREEMELNWII; encoded by the coding sequence ATGGCACCACACACAATAACAAATAACGAATCCATGATGTTTCATACCATGGAGAAGCACGTTGCAATGATCCAATTTGACACGAATCGCACGGTTACTTACGTCAACGATCTATTCGCGACTGCAATGAAGTTTAGAAGGAAAGAAGAACTTATTGGTGTTCACCACAGAGAATTTTGTTTTGACGATTTTGTAAATAGTGGCGATTACAGAGTCTTTTGGGATGACCTTTTAAAAAAAGGAAGAAGCTTTCAAGATAAGATTTTGCGCAAGGATGCTGAAGGTAATAAAGTATGGTTAGAAGCGACTTACATGCCCATGTATCAAGAAGGAACAATCGTTGGAGTAATGAAGGTAGCAACAGATATCACTTCACGCCAACAAAATATCCGCGGAGTTGTAAACCGATTAGAGCAAACGTCATCTAAGCTTAAGGAGCAGGCTGTATTAGGCTTATCTCATCACGAAAGCCTTACATCAATGATGAATCAGATTGAAGAAGTTTCCTCCAGTAATACAGATGTGCTCGGTGCTCTGCATACGAAGGCCTCTGATATTGAGGGTATTGTCAAAACAATAAAAGCCATCGCCTCCCAAACAAATCTTTTAGCACTCAACGCAGCTATTGAAGCCGCTAGAGCTGGCGAGCATGGTCGTGGCTTTGAAGTCGTATCAAAAGAAGTCCGTAAGCTTGCAAATCAAGTGGATCGCGAAATTGCGGAAGTAAACGACCACATTAAAGAATTCAATCAAGAGATCGGTAATATGTCTACTGGAACGACTGCCATCCAAAAGGATTTACGTCTTTCGACTAAGCAGATCGAAGAGGCATCCGATATTTACGACGAAATTGTTGAGCTCGGTAAATCCCTGCAGCGCGAGGAAATGGAGCTAAACTGGATTATTTAA
- a CDS encoding S8 family serine peptidase, giving the protein MKKLFALLLISTFVIGLFPVSSFAAINLPQERVIVTFKQSVDRAAITSIGGQLTRQYRNIPAVAMTVPSASIQRLKNNPNVLSVEKDLPVRVSSQTEDYGNVKVQAPKARQAGFTGKGVKVAVIDSGIAPHSDLKIAGGASFVSYTNSFADDHGHGTHVAGIIAAQNNTIGTLGVAPDVSLYGVKVLDQQGSGFQSGLIAGIDWAITNKMDIVNLSLGSSTATSALKTAVDKAQSQGITLVAAAGNKGNPNGTGDTVDFPARYDSVIAVAATDIRDARGSFSATGNTVEVAAPGVSITSTVLNNGYGRKSGTSMAAPHVAGVLALLKQANPQASPSQLRAELQKSSVDLGVTGRDAHYGFGLVQAPTVRAQAPTIMSPAPEPPAVTETFTSVSTDKATYRVPNRVRMTTKVVTVNEEPIASAMVQVKVTDPAGKVRSYRGRTGKNGSISFTMSTTRQFPRGTYTVQSDSSLKDHASSSATTTFVFR; this is encoded by the coding sequence ATGAAAAAACTTTTTGCACTTTTACTTATTAGTACGTTTGTTATTGGCTTATTTCCAGTATCGAGCTTTGCTGCTATCAACCTGCCTCAGGAAAGAGTGATTGTTACGTTTAAACAATCAGTTGATCGAGCTGCTATTACTAGCATTGGTGGACAACTAACAAGGCAATACCGGAATATTCCTGCTGTAGCAATGACGGTCCCTTCAGCTTCCATACAGAGACTAAAGAATAATCCGAATGTTTTATCTGTAGAGAAGGACCTTCCTGTAAGAGTTTCCTCACAAACAGAAGATTACGGTAATGTAAAAGTTCAGGCTCCAAAAGCACGCCAAGCTGGTTTCACAGGTAAAGGAGTGAAAGTTGCTGTTATTGATAGTGGTATTGCTCCTCACTCTGATTTGAAGATTGCCGGTGGCGCATCCTTTGTTTCTTATACGAATTCATTCGCTGATGATCATGGTCACGGCACACACGTCGCAGGTATTATCGCCGCTCAAAATAATACCATTGGTACACTAGGTGTCGCTCCTGATGTATCACTATATGGAGTGAAAGTATTGGATCAGCAAGGCTCCGGCTTTCAGTCTGGCTTAATTGCTGGTATTGATTGGGCTATCACAAATAAAATGGATATCGTGAATTTGAGCCTAGGATCAAGCACAGCTACTTCTGCATTAAAAACAGCTGTTGATAAAGCACAAAGCCAAGGTATCACGTTAGTTGCAGCTGCTGGCAACAAAGGTAATCCAAACGGGACCGGCGACACTGTAGACTTCCCAGCACGCTATGACTCTGTTATTGCTGTAGCAGCAACAGATATCCGCGATGCACGTGGATCCTTTTCTGCTACAGGTAACACAGTTGAAGTAGCAGCACCAGGAGTCTCCATTACAAGCACCGTTCTAAATAACGGATACGGTCGTAAAAGTGGAACCTCCATGGCCGCACCACACGTAGCTGGTGTTCTAGCACTATTAAAGCAAGCAAACCCACAGGCTTCCCCTAGTCAGTTACGAGCTGAGTTACAAAAGAGCTCCGTTGACCTAGGTGTAACAGGCAGGGATGCTCACTACGGATTTGGCTTAGTACAAGCGCCAACCGTTCGCGCCCAAGCACCAACTATAATGTCACCAGCTCCAGAGCCACCTGCTGTGACAGAAACATTTACATCTGTTTCGACCGACAAAGCAACCTATCGCGTCCCTAACCGAGTGCGAATGACTACAAAAGTTGTGACAGTAAACGAGGAGCCCATTGCAAGTGCTATGGTTCAAGTGAAAGTGACGGACCCAGCAGGTAAAGTGAGATCTTACCGAGGTCGTACAGGTAAAAATGGTTCCATTAGCTTTACGATGTCTACTACGCGTCAATTCCCACGAGGCACGTATACGGTTCAAAGTGATTCATCCCTAAAGGATCATGCTTCAAGCTCAGCTACGACGACCTTTGTATTTCGATAA
- a CDS encoding L,D-transpeptidase family protein, with amino-acid sequence MKKFLWLLAIIAGILLIPISASASSDQLIIINKSNNQLAFFDNGEIVRTFSVGTGRTSTLTPEGVFPIVNKIKNRPYYTDGIAGGDPRNPLGDRWLGLNARGTYGTTYAIHGNNNASSIGGYVSAGCVRMHNQEVRWLYDRVKVGTNVVILRSSKSFTQIAQDYGYQMRPPIKVIVDGKQLSLSADPIEQSGRVLVPMRNIFDSLGATVRWNQSAQTITATHRGKEIKLTVGSKRATVDGRAVTLDVAPTVQRGVTFVPTRFVAESLNVGLGWSNATRTVTLTNPVAKPPAPAVPAKTNIEVHVNGSRVVSKSDGIAFVQSGVTYVPMRNIFEWLDATVAYDGATSTATAYKGSTEFSVTAGTKSATLNGQPYAISHTPFISKGTLHVPVRAVTNVLGGSLSWDQQRGILSITAN; translated from the coding sequence ATGAAAAAATTTCTTTGGTTACTAGCCATTATTGCGGGGATTTTACTTATTCCAATAAGTGCAAGTGCCTCATCTGATCAATTGATTATAATAAATAAGAGCAACAACCAGTTAGCCTTCTTTGATAACGGGGAAATTGTCCGAACGTTTTCCGTTGGTACAGGTCGAACATCGACCCTGACGCCTGAAGGTGTATTTCCAATCGTAAACAAAATTAAAAACCGCCCTTATTATACAGATGGTATTGCCGGAGGAGACCCACGTAATCCGTTAGGCGATCGCTGGCTTGGATTAAATGCGCGTGGAACATACGGGACAACGTATGCTATTCACGGGAATAATAATGCTTCTTCCATCGGTGGATATGTAAGTGCAGGTTGCGTTCGCATGCATAACCAAGAGGTTCGTTGGCTTTATGATCGCGTGAAGGTTGGCACAAATGTCGTTATCCTGCGCTCAAGCAAATCATTTACTCAAATTGCACAAGACTATGGATATCAAATGCGACCACCTATTAAAGTTATTGTCGACGGCAAGCAACTCTCGCTGAGCGCTGATCCAATTGAGCAAAGCGGACGTGTATTAGTTCCTATGCGTAATATCTTTGATTCGCTAGGTGCAACAGTGAGATGGAATCAATCCGCTCAAACAATCACTGCCACTCATCGTGGAAAAGAAATTAAACTTACTGTAGGTTCAAAACGAGCAACTGTTGACGGTCGCGCCGTTACATTAGATGTAGCTCCAACTGTTCAGCGAGGTGTAACATTCGTTCCTACACGTTTTGTTGCGGAATCACTAAATGTTGGTCTCGGATGGAGTAATGCGACGCGAACGGTAACATTAACAAACCCTGTGGCTAAGCCTCCTGCACCAGCTGTTCCAGCGAAGACGAATATCGAGGTTCATGTAAACGGATCTCGAGTTGTTTCAAAATCTGACGGAATCGCATTTGTTCAATCTGGTGTTACGTATGTACCTATGAGAAACATTTTTGAATGGTTAGATGCAACTGTTGCCTATGATGGTGCTACATCTACTGCTACCGCTTATAAGGGCTCTACGGAGTTTTCGGTGACTGCAGGCACGAAATCGGCTACATTAAACGGGCAGCCTTACGCTATTTCGCACACACCGTTTATTTCGAAAGGGACACTACATGTACCGGTTCGTGCAGTAACGAATGTATTAGGCGGTTCTCTCTCTTGGGACCAGCAGCGTGGGATTTTATCTATAACAGCCAATTAA
- a CDS encoding DMT family transporter yields the protein MKGLIFALLGGMFITLQGVANASISLSIGTWQAATITQLTGFLVALVVLLLMRDKGFKEFKQVKPLYLISGALASIIIFTNVTAIHLLGVTLTIAALLIAQLVVTFFVDSRGYFDIPKQKMRLPQFIGIGLMIVGVIVLQS from the coding sequence TTGAAAGGACTTATATTTGCCTTACTTGGAGGCATGTTCATTACATTACAGGGTGTGGCGAACGCGAGTATTAGTTTGTCTATTGGCACTTGGCAAGCCGCCACAATTACACAGTTAACAGGATTCCTAGTAGCTCTTGTCGTGCTACTCCTGATGAGAGATAAAGGATTTAAAGAATTCAAACAAGTAAAGCCACTTTATTTGATTAGTGGCGCATTAGCATCAATTATTATTTTTACGAATGTTACGGCAATCCATTTATTGGGTGTCACACTTACGATTGCTGCGTTATTGATCGCACAACTAGTAGTAACATTTTTTGTGGATAGCAGAGGTTACTTTGACATTCCGAAGCAAAAGATGCGGTTACCTCAGTTTATTGGAATAGGGTTAATGATTGTTGGCGTTATCGTGCTTCAATCATAG
- a CDS encoding Crp/Fnr family transcriptional regulator: protein MKNYINQFELDKLFPPHVQASMRLHTFKQGDVIFDQADEATTMLFLVKGKIKIYTSSSEGKTLLLTFKTPLSVIGDVEFVQQVPLINTVEAVSDVEMLGISYDVLRKEMRENVEFISFLLHVIAGKFYSRSMMSNTAQLYPVNVRLASYLVSHATAGSDLIPTGTLHDTANLIGTSYRHLNRVIQQFEEDGLVKRTKQGIKITGLNGLRERSDEASYEWEEA from the coding sequence ATGAAGAACTATATTAATCAATTTGAACTAGATAAACTATTTCCTCCCCATGTGCAGGCGTCTATGCGTCTTCACACCTTCAAACAGGGAGATGTCATTTTTGATCAGGCTGATGAAGCGACAACAATGCTCTTTTTAGTAAAAGGGAAAATAAAAATATATACCTCCTCTTCTGAAGGTAAAACATTGTTACTCACATTTAAAACACCACTAAGCGTTATTGGAGATGTAGAGTTCGTGCAACAAGTACCTCTTATTAATACAGTTGAAGCAGTTTCTGATGTGGAAATGCTCGGAATATCCTATGATGTCCTCCGTAAAGAGATGCGTGAGAACGTGGAATTTATCTCTTTTTTACTACATGTTATAGCAGGTAAATTTTACTCTCGCTCGATGATGTCAAACACAGCGCAGCTTTACCCTGTTAATGTGAGGCTTGCGAGTTATTTAGTTTCTCACGCAACAGCAGGATCTGATCTCATCCCAACTGGGACACTTCATGATACAGCGAATTTGATTGGGACGAGCTATCGGCATTTAAATCGAGTTATTCAACAGTTTGAAGAGGATGGACTCGTAAAACGGACAAAGCAAGGGATCAAGATTACAGGACTTAATGGCCTGAGAGAACGCTCGGACGAAGCGAGCTACGAATGGGAGGAGGCGTAA
- a CDS encoding DMT family transporter has translation MGLGLALAIVAGGFVAIQNIFNSRVNEKAGQLATTTLVLALGFVASFAVGLVTQGGSMFRLEGIETWHWFSGLLGIGVVTCVVQGVKALGPTFAIAIIMTSQLGFALLWDSLGLFGVERIPFTWQQLVGVLIIVAGIVVFKFGGTEEKVVQKKAA, from the coding sequence ATGGGACTTGGATTAGCGTTGGCAATAGTCGCAGGAGGGTTTGTAGCTATCCAAAACATCTTTAATAGTCGGGTCAATGAGAAGGCAGGACAGCTCGCAACAACGACATTAGTGTTAGCCCTTGGATTTGTTGCGTCGTTTGCTGTTGGGCTTGTGACTCAAGGGGGCTCTATGTTTCGCCTAGAAGGGATCGAGACGTGGCATTGGTTTAGTGGCTTATTAGGAATCGGTGTTGTTACCTGCGTTGTACAAGGGGTAAAAGCATTAGGTCCAACCTTTGCTATAGCGATTATCATGACGAGCCAGCTTGGATTTGCACTCCTTTGGGATTCGTTAGGGCTATTTGGAGTAGAACGGATTCCGTTTACATGGCAACAGTTAGTAGGGGTATTAATCATCGTTGCAGGGATCGTTGTGTTTAAATTCGGCGGGACTGAGGAGAAAGTTGTCCAAAAAAAAGCAGCATAA
- a CDS encoding cupin domain-containing protein yields the protein MASKEYYLNSFEMIPHPEGGYYKEIERSTDILTLEDGRVRPAYTSIHFLLTKESPSKLHRLKSDEVWYFHDGSPLTVHMITPDGDYVKETLQSDGRLQLTVPKGTIFGSSVETDFAFVSCMVSPGFDFEDFELFTKADLLPIFPEHEEVIKKLT from the coding sequence ATGGCATCGAAAGAATACTACCTAAACTCCTTTGAGATGATTCCTCATCCTGAAGGTGGATACTACAAAGAAATCGAACGAAGCACAGACATACTTACACTCGAAGATGGTCGTGTACGTCCTGCTTACACGAGCATACATTTCCTATTGACGAAAGAGTCCCCATCTAAGCTACATCGCTTAAAATCCGATGAAGTTTGGTACTTTCACGATGGTTCACCACTTACTGTTCATATGATTACTCCAGACGGAGATTATGTAAAAGAAACGTTGCAGTCAGACGGACGACTTCAGCTCACAGTTCCGAAGGGCACGATCTTTGGATCAAGCGTCGAAACGGACTTTGCCTTTGTCAGTTGCATGGTATCACCTGGCTTTGACTTTGAGGATTTTGAGTTGTTTACGAAGGCAGATTTGTTACCAATATTCCCAGAGCATGAGGAAGTAATCAAAAAGCTTACGTAG
- a CDS encoding GNAT family N-acetyltransferase — protein MKLHYTSKSSLDSADLMAIYSLLEQCEKKDKAELELLFNLPMLENRTGEHTFDFLCYDKKRLVGYLAAFDIIDDKHLEVTAVVHPRYRKNRIFSGLLKQAQHEFDRKGVKEILIVIPTNSKAGRKIVAAMEINLSHSEFTLEHDKRSFLSEKTPFTLTPLEHEDLPIISPIVADAFSDPLDESEQFLAKTIDSKPYHPFKVIDASGEIIGTITVYLDGRQGFISGFVVDRRLQGQGLGKKILRQTVGMLQADNIYDILLDVEVTNANALRLYEECGFRSIAGYDYYKYR, from the coding sequence TTGAAATTACATTATACATCAAAATCGTCCTTAGATTCCGCAGATCTAATGGCTATTTACTCGTTACTTGAGCAATGCGAAAAAAAGGATAAAGCGGAACTAGAACTTTTATTTAATCTACCCATGCTCGAAAATCGAACAGGTGAGCACACATTTGACTTTCTTTGCTACGATAAAAAACGTTTAGTCGGCTACCTTGCCGCTTTTGACATCATAGATGACAAACACTTAGAAGTAACCGCTGTTGTGCACCCCCGCTACCGAAAGAATCGTATTTTTAGTGGCTTGTTAAAGCAAGCACAGCATGAATTTGATCGAAAAGGAGTAAAAGAGATCTTAATTGTGATCCCAACTAATTCGAAAGCAGGTCGAAAAATTGTTGCTGCCATGGAAATAAATCTGAGTCACTCGGAATTTACGCTTGAGCATGATAAGCGCTCTTTTTTAAGCGAGAAGACGCCATTTACGCTCACACCACTCGAGCATGAGGACTTACCAATAATTAGCCCAATCGTTGCTGACGCATTCTCTGATCCATTGGATGAATCCGAGCAATTTTTAGCCAAAACAATTGATAGCAAGCCATATCACCCGTTTAAAGTGATAGATGCATCTGGCGAGATCATTGGTACAATTACTGTTTATTTAGATGGTAGACAAGGCTTTATCTCCGGATTCGTTGTCGACAGACGTCTTCAGGGGCAAGGACTTGGGAAAAAAATATTACGCCAAACGGTCGGAATGCTTCAGGCCGATAATATTTATGATATTTTGTTAGACGTGGAAGTGACAAACGCAAATGCCTTGCGACTATATGAGGAATGCGGGTTTCGATCTATTGCAGGATATGACTACTATAAGTATCGCTAG
- a CDS encoding YwbE family protein: protein MTGTERKNIVPGKRVRVVQKQDQRSGNLTEGVVDRLLTNSATHPHGIKVKLTDGTVGRVKEIIE from the coding sequence ATGACAGGAACGGAGCGAAAGAATATTGTACCAGGAAAGCGCGTGCGTGTTGTCCAAAAGCAGGATCAACGGTCGGGGAATTTAACAGAAGGAGTCGTAGATCGACTTTTAACAAACTCTGCGACGCACCCACACGGAATTAAAGTGAAATTAACCGATGGTACTGTCGGACGTGTAAAAGAAATTATCGAATAG
- a CDS encoding globin-coupled sensor protein → MAWFNRSKKSGDVAVLEREEVKVSISIDQDTDFYRQSKMIHLNEQTLRNLASLQANVETHIDELVDSFYASMDHAPELLAMIEQHSTIDRLKQTLHKHIIEMFEGTIDDAFIQKRVKIAHIHASIGLQPKWYLAAYSALQDKMFERVAETIDQCRAIATMISFEQQLVLEAFEMEIESNRVREKEIRDTLDTYITGKSEELGAIAQETNASMEEMAKQAESITSNAEKGTIVAKESESSAKDGQERMQSLEKVMEGTTTRVNQIDRKMTELSGFSKEIQDIVGIVQGIADETNLLALNAAIEAARAGEHGKGFAIVADEVRKLSEQTKNSVVKVRDLTNKTSQGVSENTRLSKEISSGIEEGNEYVHQVRQAFEQILSNMTRAVDRNQSIEQDLTQFTKVIAEVSAASEQVSVTAEELLDHAKKL, encoded by the coding sequence ATGGCATGGTTTAATCGTAGTAAAAAGTCGGGGGACGTCGCTGTTTTGGAACGTGAAGAAGTGAAAGTTTCAATAAGTATTGATCAGGATACAGATTTTTATAGACAGTCTAAAATGATTCACTTAAATGAACAAACATTAAGAAATTTGGCTAGTTTACAAGCAAATGTAGAAACACATATAGACGAGCTAGTTGACTCCTTTTATGCTTCGATGGATCATGCACCTGAATTACTTGCAATGATCGAGCAACATAGTACAATTGACCGATTAAAACAAACATTACATAAACATATTATTGAAATGTTTGAAGGGACAATTGACGATGCATTTATCCAAAAAAGAGTGAAAATTGCGCATATACATGCCTCTATTGGCCTGCAACCAAAATGGTATTTAGCAGCATACTCTGCGCTTCAAGATAAAATGTTTGAGCGAGTTGCGGAGACAATAGACCAATGTCGGGCAATCGCAACGATGATTAGTTTTGAACAACAGCTCGTTTTAGAAGCATTTGAAATGGAAATCGAGTCAAACCGAGTTCGTGAAAAAGAAATTCGAGATACGTTAGACACATATATTACTGGAAAGTCTGAAGAATTAGGCGCTATAGCGCAAGAAACGAATGCCTCGATGGAAGAAATGGCAAAGCAAGCTGAATCTATTACCTCTAACGCAGAGAAAGGGACCATTGTTGCTAAGGAGTCAGAATCCTCTGCGAAGGACGGACAAGAGCGTATGCAGTCACTTGAAAAAGTGATGGAGGGAACAACGACTCGAGTAAACCAAATTGATCGTAAGATGACAGAGCTCTCTGGATTTTCGAAAGAGATTCAAGATATTGTTGGAATTGTACAGGGCATAGCGGACGAGACGAACCTGTTAGCACTTAATGCTGCAATTGAGGCAGCGCGAGCAGGAGAGCATGGAAAAGGGTTTGCGATCGTTGCGGATGAAGTACGCAAGCTCTCCGAACAAACAAAGAACTCTGTCGTAAAAGTACGTGACCTTACGAATAAAACGAGTCAGGGCGTCTCTGAAAACACTCGACTATCTAAGGAAATCTCTTCTGGAATTGAAGAAGGAAACGAATATGTACATCAAGTACGTCAGGCATTTGAGCAAATTTTATCGAATATGACTCGTGCTGTAGACCGAAACCAATCGATCGAGCAGGATTTAACGCAGTTTACGAAAGTAATTGCAGAGGTTTCTGCTGCCTCAGAGCAGGTTTCGGTGACAGCAGAAGAACTTTTAGATCACGCGAAAAAACTATAG
- a CDS encoding GNAT family N-acetyltransferase, which translates to MEIKIKAFDELTPRELYSILEARVRVFVVEQECAYQEVDNKDIHSHHVMMTNSVGELIGYTRLLPSGVAYDEPSIGRVLVDQSIRGTGLGKELMKASMKEMSDEWGVSSIRIQAQSYAKKFYEALGFIGFTDEYLEDDIPHVDMRWENKQES; encoded by the coding sequence ATGGAGATTAAAATAAAAGCCTTTGATGAATTAACACCAAGAGAGCTTTATAGCATTTTAGAAGCACGAGTCCGAGTATTTGTTGTAGAACAGGAGTGCGCGTATCAAGAAGTGGATAATAAAGATATACATAGTCATCACGTCATGATGACAAATTCTGTTGGAGAGTTGATTGGGTACACACGACTACTTCCATCTGGTGTTGCATATGATGAGCCCTCTATTGGACGAGTGTTGGTAGATCAGTCTATTAGAGGTACAGGTTTAGGGAAAGAGCTTATGAAAGCATCTATGAAAGAGATGAGCGATGAGTGGGGAGTATCGTCAATCCGAATCCAAGCGCAATCTTATGCAAAAAAATTCTATGAGGCACTGGGGTTTATTGGCTTTACAGACGAATATTTAGAGGATGATATTCCACACGTTGATATGAGGTGGGAAAATAAGCAAGAAAGCTGA